A region from the Salvia splendens isolate huo1 chromosome 15, SspV2, whole genome shotgun sequence genome encodes:
- the LOC121766313 gene encoding protein PTST homolog 2, chloroplastic-like isoform X2, whose product MLSLTAHAQIPTSNICVACFNSRLSPVLIFVSNSNKFLNFSFQLNEERRALKSGINLDRSWCCGSHQGDGEVELEAEIMNFMAKSEKPSMFPTKEELVRAGRFDLVRAIKKRGGWYSLGWDDKNAEETTDSDIAEFHRRIESCNQSASSSFFGDGIVNPSSQLPGSSLLETSQQLAADVDSGIDGILSRLEKQRNNEYSGIKLGEDGYEAQTKSEDEGNDMHSDTPLGFSKFFLAGGKDHEENIRPRPAYNISHYTEPETWRSWLDRRAGFPLTEFEEISFEKNPADTNKESYHDGITVTTKEYAEDMDEHKEINYNEIQTRLQDLESELTTALRSIRSEREDSISKEVTGGSTDLQSLSDAVEFQENEVMSAKQRLRSLRAKLAVVEGKMTLARIEAQKIIEVKKRRIGDARRSLQLLRTTSIVWPNSAAEVSLVGSFDGWTTQRRMRRSKSGMFSITLKLYPGRYEIKFIVDGKWKLDPLRPIVNNNGHENNLFIVT is encoded by the exons ATGCTATCTCTCACAGCTCACGCCCAAATCCCAACCTCAAACATCTGCGTCGCTTGCTTCAACTCTCGTCTCTCCCCCGTCCTCATTTTCGTGTCGAACTCCAACAAATTCCTAAACTTCAGTTTCCAGTTGAACGAAGAGAGGCGAGCGCTCAAATCAGGGATTAATCTCGACAGGTCTTGGTGTTGCGGGTCCCACCAGGGCGACGGAGAAGTGGAATTGGAGGCGGAGATAATGAATTTCATGGCGAAGTCGGAGAAACCTTCCATGTTCCCGACGAAGGAGGAGTTGGTGAGAGCTGGGAGATTCGATTTGGTGAGAGCTATAAAGAAGAGAGGCGGGTGGTATTCTCTTGGTTGGGACGACAAAAATGCGGAGGAAACAACCGATTCTGATATTGCAGAGTTCCACAGGAGAATTGAGAGTTGTAATCAGAGTGCTTCCTCGAGTTTCTTTGGTGATGGTATCGTAAACCCTAGTTCGCAGCTCCCTGGTTCATCCTTATTGGAAACATCACA GCAACTTGCTGCTGATGTGGACTCGGGGATTGATGGAATATTGAGTAGATTGGAGAAGCAGAGGAACAATGAGTACTCGGGTATCAAGTTAGGGGAAGATGGGTATGAAGCTCAAACCAAAAGTGAAGATGAGGGAAACGACATGCATTCAGATACCCCCTTAGGTTTCAGTAAGTTTTTTCTTGCTG GTGGGAAGGATCATGAAGAAAACATCAGACCAAGGCCTGCTTACAACATTAGTCATTATACTGAACCAGAAACTTGGAGAAGTTGGCTGGATAGACGAGCAGGGTTCCCACTTACGGAGTTTGAAG AGATTTCATTTGAAAAAAATCCTGCTGATACTAATAAAGAGAGCTATCATGATGGAATAACTGTAACCACTAAGGAATATGCTGAAGACATGGATGAACACAAAGAGATCAATTACAATGAAATACAAACTCGTCTTCAGGATCTAGAATCTGAGCTCACAACAGCTCTTCGCTCCATTAGATCTGAACGGGAAGATAGTATTTCGAAAGAG GTAACTGGAGGTTCTACTGATTTGCAGTCTCTTTCTGATGCTGTGGAGTTCCAAGAGAATGAAGTCATGAGTGCGAAACAGCGACTAAGGTCACTAAGAGCAAAGCTGGCTGTAGTAGAGGGGAAAATGACATTAGCGAGAAT TGAAGCACAAAAGATAATAGAAGTGAAGAAGAGACGGATAGGTGATGCTCGTAGATCTTTGCAACTTCTTCGAACCACCTCCATAGTATGGCCTAATTCAGCCGCAGAGGTATCCTTAGTAGGCTCTTTTGATGGCTGGACAACTCAG AGAAGGATGCGGAGATCAAAGTCAGGCATGTTCTCGATAACCCTGAAGCTGTATCCGGGCAGATACGAG ATCAAATTCATAGTTGATGGAAAATGGAAACTCGATCCTCTGCGCCCTATCGTTAACAACAATGGACATGAAAATAACCTTTTCATTGTTACATGA
- the LOC121766313 gene encoding protein PTST homolog 2, chloroplastic-like isoform X3, producing the protein MLSLTAHAQIPTSNICVACFNSRLSPVLIFVSNSNKFLNFSFQLNEERRALKSGINLDRSWCCGSHQGDGEVELEAEIMNFMAKSEKPSMFPTKEELVRAGRFDLVRAIKKRGGWYSLGWDDKNAEETTDSDIAEFHRRIESCNQSASSSFFGDGIVNPSSQLPGSSLLETSQQLAADVDSGIDGILSRLEKQRNNEYSGIKLGEDGYEAQTKSEDEGNDMHSDTPLGFSGKDHEENIRPRPAYNISHYTEPETWRSWLDRRAGFPLTEFEAAEISFEKNPADTNKESYHDGITVTTKEYAEDMDEHKEINYNEIQTRLQDLESELTTALRSIRSEREDSISKEVTGGSTDLQSLSDAVEFQENEVMSAKQRLRSLRAKLAVVEGKMTLARIEAQKIIEVKKRRIGDARRSLQLLRTTSIVWPNSAAEVSLVGSFDGWTTQRRMRRSKSGMFSITLKLYPGRYEIKFIVDGKWKLDPLRPIVNNNGHENNLFIVT; encoded by the exons ATGCTATCTCTCACAGCTCACGCCCAAATCCCAACCTCAAACATCTGCGTCGCTTGCTTCAACTCTCGTCTCTCCCCCGTCCTCATTTTCGTGTCGAACTCCAACAAATTCCTAAACTTCAGTTTCCAGTTGAACGAAGAGAGGCGAGCGCTCAAATCAGGGATTAATCTCGACAGGTCTTGGTGTTGCGGGTCCCACCAGGGCGACGGAGAAGTGGAATTGGAGGCGGAGATAATGAATTTCATGGCGAAGTCGGAGAAACCTTCCATGTTCCCGACGAAGGAGGAGTTGGTGAGAGCTGGGAGATTCGATTTGGTGAGAGCTATAAAGAAGAGAGGCGGGTGGTATTCTCTTGGTTGGGACGACAAAAATGCGGAGGAAACAACCGATTCTGATATTGCAGAGTTCCACAGGAGAATTGAGAGTTGTAATCAGAGTGCTTCCTCGAGTTTCTTTGGTGATGGTATCGTAAACCCTAGTTCGCAGCTCCCTGGTTCATCCTTATTGGAAACATCACA GCAACTTGCTGCTGATGTGGACTCGGGGATTGATGGAATATTGAGTAGATTGGAGAAGCAGAGGAACAATGAGTACTCGGGTATCAAGTTAGGGGAAGATGGGTATGAAGCTCAAACCAAAAGTGAAGATGAGGGAAACGACATGCATTCAGATACCCCCTTAGGTTTCA GTGGGAAGGATCATGAAGAAAACATCAGACCAAGGCCTGCTTACAACATTAGTCATTATACTGAACCAGAAACTTGGAGAAGTTGGCTGGATAGACGAGCAGGGTTCCCACTTACGGAGTTTGAAG CTGCAGAGATTTCATTTGAAAAAAATCCTGCTGATACTAATAAAGAGAGCTATCATGATGGAATAACTGTAACCACTAAGGAATATGCTGAAGACATGGATGAACACAAAGAGATCAATTACAATGAAATACAAACTCGTCTTCAGGATCTAGAATCTGAGCTCACAACAGCTCTTCGCTCCATTAGATCTGAACGGGAAGATAGTATTTCGAAAGAG GTAACTGGAGGTTCTACTGATTTGCAGTCTCTTTCTGATGCTGTGGAGTTCCAAGAGAATGAAGTCATGAGTGCGAAACAGCGACTAAGGTCACTAAGAGCAAAGCTGGCTGTAGTAGAGGGGAAAATGACATTAGCGAGAAT TGAAGCACAAAAGATAATAGAAGTGAAGAAGAGACGGATAGGTGATGCTCGTAGATCTTTGCAACTTCTTCGAACCACCTCCATAGTATGGCCTAATTCAGCCGCAGAGGTATCCTTAGTAGGCTCTTTTGATGGCTGGACAACTCAG AGAAGGATGCGGAGATCAAAGTCAGGCATGTTCTCGATAACCCTGAAGCTGTATCCGGGCAGATACGAG ATCAAATTCATAGTTGATGGAAAATGGAAACTCGATCCTCTGCGCCCTATCGTTAACAACAATGGACATGAAAATAACCTTTTCATTGTTACATGA
- the LOC121766959 gene encoding uncharacterized protein LOC121766959: MASLLFHSTSLSVSAASCLKYKKLLISVPRINSFTLPRAAVTKPESLMLFPSFLHPGRLKIAAVGALSDDFIGKVEKDESLWMLEEKWVKFVFWVVLFASVSLGLHALCGDARAAVADSIRGSGFGVKVAKALRASSWPDEAVVFALATLPVIELRGAIPVGYWLQLHPVFLTVLSVLGNMVPVPFIILYLKKVAAFLTTKNEAASRLLDMLLDKAKHKAAPVKEFQWIGLMLFVAVPFPGTGAWTGAFIASILDMPFWPALTANLVGVILAALVVNLLVNLGLKYAVVSAIILLVASTFIWSILRALKKSFG; this comes from the exons ATGGCTTCTCTTTTATTCCACTCCACATCCCTTTCAGTTTCAGCAGCATCTTGTTTAAAATACAAAAAGCTTCTAATCTCAGTTCCAAGAATCAACTCCTTTACACTCCCACGCGCCGCCGTCACAAAGCCAGAATCTCTCATGTTATTTCCGTCTTTCCTCCATCCAGGCCGCCTCAAAATTGCTGCCGTTGGAGCTCTATCGGATGATTTTATTGGAAAAGTCGAAAAGGATGAATCTTTGTGGATGTTGGAAGAGAAATGGGTGAAATTTGTCTTCTGGGTTGTGTTGTTTGCGTCGGTGTCTCTTGGATTGCATGCATTGTGTGGAGATGCGAGAGCTGCAGTTGCTGACAGCATCAGGGGTTCTGGCTTTGGCGTAAAGGTGGCTAAAGCTCTGCGGGCTTCGAGTTGGCCCGATGAAGCCGTTGTCTTCGCCCTAGCTACGCTGCCAGTGATCGAGCTCCGTGGTGCTATCCCGGTTGGTTATTGGTTGCAACTCCACCCAGTTTTTCTCACAGTCTTGTCTGTTCTTGG GAACATGGTCCCTGTCCCCTTCATCATACTATACCTGAAGAAAGTTGCAGCTTTTCTAACTACAAAGAATGAAGCTGCTTCTCGTTTATTGGACATGCTACTCGACAAGGCCAAACACAAGGCAGCTCCAGTGAAAGAATTCCAGTGGATTGGCTTGATGCTATTTGTAGCAGTGCCATTTCCCGGAACTGGTGCTTGGACCGGAGCCTTCATTGCATCCATACTGGACATGCCCTTCTGGCCAGCTCTCACTGCAAATCTCGTTGGCGTCATCCTAGCCGCCCTTGTCGTAAACTTACTGGTTAATCTCGGACTCAAGTATGCTGTTGTCTCTGCTATTATTCTACTTGTCGCCTCCACCTTCATCTGGAGCATCCTCCGCGCCCTCAAGAAGTCGTTCGGATGA
- the LOC121766313 gene encoding protein PTST homolog 2, chloroplastic-like isoform X5: MLSLTAHAQIPTSNICVACFNSRLSPVLIFVSNSNKFLNFSFQLNEERRALKSGINLDRSWCCGSHQGDGEVELEAEIMNFMAKSEKPSMFPTKEELVRAGRFDLVRAIKKRGGWYSLGWDDKNAEETTDSDIAEFHRRIESCNQSASSSFFGDGIVNPSSQLPGSSLLETSQQLAADVDSGIDGILSRLEKQRNNEYSGIKLGEDGYEAQTKSEDEGNDMHSDTPLGFSKFFLAGGKDHEENIRPRPAYNISHYTEPETWRSWLDRRAGFPLTEFEAAEISFEKNPADTNKESYHDGITVTTKEYAEDMDEHKEINYNEIQTRLQDLESELTTALRSIRSEREDSISKESLSDAVEFQENEVMSAKQRLRSLRAKLAVVEGKMTLARIEAQKIIEVKKRRIGDARRSLQLLRTTSIVWPNSAAEVSLVGSFDGWTTQRRMRRSKSGMFSITLKLYPGRYEIKFIVDGKWKLDPLRPIVNNNGHENNLFIVT, encoded by the exons ATGCTATCTCTCACAGCTCACGCCCAAATCCCAACCTCAAACATCTGCGTCGCTTGCTTCAACTCTCGTCTCTCCCCCGTCCTCATTTTCGTGTCGAACTCCAACAAATTCCTAAACTTCAGTTTCCAGTTGAACGAAGAGAGGCGAGCGCTCAAATCAGGGATTAATCTCGACAGGTCTTGGTGTTGCGGGTCCCACCAGGGCGACGGAGAAGTGGAATTGGAGGCGGAGATAATGAATTTCATGGCGAAGTCGGAGAAACCTTCCATGTTCCCGACGAAGGAGGAGTTGGTGAGAGCTGGGAGATTCGATTTGGTGAGAGCTATAAAGAAGAGAGGCGGGTGGTATTCTCTTGGTTGGGACGACAAAAATGCGGAGGAAACAACCGATTCTGATATTGCAGAGTTCCACAGGAGAATTGAGAGTTGTAATCAGAGTGCTTCCTCGAGTTTCTTTGGTGATGGTATCGTAAACCCTAGTTCGCAGCTCCCTGGTTCATCCTTATTGGAAACATCACA GCAACTTGCTGCTGATGTGGACTCGGGGATTGATGGAATATTGAGTAGATTGGAGAAGCAGAGGAACAATGAGTACTCGGGTATCAAGTTAGGGGAAGATGGGTATGAAGCTCAAACCAAAAGTGAAGATGAGGGAAACGACATGCATTCAGATACCCCCTTAGGTTTCAGTAAGTTTTTTCTTGCTG GTGGGAAGGATCATGAAGAAAACATCAGACCAAGGCCTGCTTACAACATTAGTCATTATACTGAACCAGAAACTTGGAGAAGTTGGCTGGATAGACGAGCAGGGTTCCCACTTACGGAGTTTGAAG CTGCAGAGATTTCATTTGAAAAAAATCCTGCTGATACTAATAAAGAGAGCTATCATGATGGAATAACTGTAACCACTAAGGAATATGCTGAAGACATGGATGAACACAAAGAGATCAATTACAATGAAATACAAACTCGTCTTCAGGATCTAGAATCTGAGCTCACAACAGCTCTTCGCTCCATTAGATCTGAACGGGAAGATAGTATTTCGAAAGAG TCTCTTTCTGATGCTGTGGAGTTCCAAGAGAATGAAGTCATGAGTGCGAAACAGCGACTAAGGTCACTAAGAGCAAAGCTGGCTGTAGTAGAGGGGAAAATGACATTAGCGAGAAT TGAAGCACAAAAGATAATAGAAGTGAAGAAGAGACGGATAGGTGATGCTCGTAGATCTTTGCAACTTCTTCGAACCACCTCCATAGTATGGCCTAATTCAGCCGCAGAGGTATCCTTAGTAGGCTCTTTTGATGGCTGGACAACTCAG AGAAGGATGCGGAGATCAAAGTCAGGCATGTTCTCGATAACCCTGAAGCTGTATCCGGGCAGATACGAG ATCAAATTCATAGTTGATGGAAAATGGAAACTCGATCCTCTGCGCCCTATCGTTAACAACAATGGACATGAAAATAACCTTTTCATTGTTACATGA
- the LOC121766313 gene encoding protein PTST homolog 2, chloroplastic-like isoform X4, with the protein MLSLTAHAQIPTSNICVACFNSRLSPVLIFVSNSNKFLNFSFQLNEERRALKSGINLDRSWCCGSHQGDGEVELEAEIMNFMAKSEKPSMFPTKEELVRAGRFDLVRAIKKRGGWYSLGWDDKNAEETTDSDIAEFHRRIESCNQSASSSFFGDGIVNPSSQLPGSSLLETSQQLAADVDSGIDGILSRLEKQRNNEYSGIKLGEDGYEAQTKSEDEGNDMHSDTPLGFSGKDHEENIRPRPAYNISHYTEPETWRSWLDRRAGFPLTEFEEISFEKNPADTNKESYHDGITVTTKEYAEDMDEHKEINYNEIQTRLQDLESELTTALRSIRSEREDSISKEVTGGSTDLQSLSDAVEFQENEVMSAKQRLRSLRAKLAVVEGKMTLARIEAQKIIEVKKRRIGDARRSLQLLRTTSIVWPNSAAEVSLVGSFDGWTTQRRMRRSKSGMFSITLKLYPGRYEIKFIVDGKWKLDPLRPIVNNNGHENNLFIVT; encoded by the exons ATGCTATCTCTCACAGCTCACGCCCAAATCCCAACCTCAAACATCTGCGTCGCTTGCTTCAACTCTCGTCTCTCCCCCGTCCTCATTTTCGTGTCGAACTCCAACAAATTCCTAAACTTCAGTTTCCAGTTGAACGAAGAGAGGCGAGCGCTCAAATCAGGGATTAATCTCGACAGGTCTTGGTGTTGCGGGTCCCACCAGGGCGACGGAGAAGTGGAATTGGAGGCGGAGATAATGAATTTCATGGCGAAGTCGGAGAAACCTTCCATGTTCCCGACGAAGGAGGAGTTGGTGAGAGCTGGGAGATTCGATTTGGTGAGAGCTATAAAGAAGAGAGGCGGGTGGTATTCTCTTGGTTGGGACGACAAAAATGCGGAGGAAACAACCGATTCTGATATTGCAGAGTTCCACAGGAGAATTGAGAGTTGTAATCAGAGTGCTTCCTCGAGTTTCTTTGGTGATGGTATCGTAAACCCTAGTTCGCAGCTCCCTGGTTCATCCTTATTGGAAACATCACA GCAACTTGCTGCTGATGTGGACTCGGGGATTGATGGAATATTGAGTAGATTGGAGAAGCAGAGGAACAATGAGTACTCGGGTATCAAGTTAGGGGAAGATGGGTATGAAGCTCAAACCAAAAGTGAAGATGAGGGAAACGACATGCATTCAGATACCCCCTTAGGTTTCA GTGGGAAGGATCATGAAGAAAACATCAGACCAAGGCCTGCTTACAACATTAGTCATTATACTGAACCAGAAACTTGGAGAAGTTGGCTGGATAGACGAGCAGGGTTCCCACTTACGGAGTTTGAAG AGATTTCATTTGAAAAAAATCCTGCTGATACTAATAAAGAGAGCTATCATGATGGAATAACTGTAACCACTAAGGAATATGCTGAAGACATGGATGAACACAAAGAGATCAATTACAATGAAATACAAACTCGTCTTCAGGATCTAGAATCTGAGCTCACAACAGCTCTTCGCTCCATTAGATCTGAACGGGAAGATAGTATTTCGAAAGAG GTAACTGGAGGTTCTACTGATTTGCAGTCTCTTTCTGATGCTGTGGAGTTCCAAGAGAATGAAGTCATGAGTGCGAAACAGCGACTAAGGTCACTAAGAGCAAAGCTGGCTGTAGTAGAGGGGAAAATGACATTAGCGAGAAT TGAAGCACAAAAGATAATAGAAGTGAAGAAGAGACGGATAGGTGATGCTCGTAGATCTTTGCAACTTCTTCGAACCACCTCCATAGTATGGCCTAATTCAGCCGCAGAGGTATCCTTAGTAGGCTCTTTTGATGGCTGGACAACTCAG AGAAGGATGCGGAGATCAAAGTCAGGCATGTTCTCGATAACCCTGAAGCTGTATCCGGGCAGATACGAG ATCAAATTCATAGTTGATGGAAAATGGAAACTCGATCCTCTGCGCCCTATCGTTAACAACAATGGACATGAAAATAACCTTTTCATTGTTACATGA
- the LOC121766313 gene encoding protein PTST homolog 2, chloroplastic-like isoform X1: MLSLTAHAQIPTSNICVACFNSRLSPVLIFVSNSNKFLNFSFQLNEERRALKSGINLDRSWCCGSHQGDGEVELEAEIMNFMAKSEKPSMFPTKEELVRAGRFDLVRAIKKRGGWYSLGWDDKNAEETTDSDIAEFHRRIESCNQSASSSFFGDGIVNPSSQLPGSSLLETSQQLAADVDSGIDGILSRLEKQRNNEYSGIKLGEDGYEAQTKSEDEGNDMHSDTPLGFSKFFLAGGKDHEENIRPRPAYNISHYTEPETWRSWLDRRAGFPLTEFEAAEISFEKNPADTNKESYHDGITVTTKEYAEDMDEHKEINYNEIQTRLQDLESELTTALRSIRSEREDSISKEVTGGSTDLQSLSDAVEFQENEVMSAKQRLRSLRAKLAVVEGKMTLARIEAQKIIEVKKRRIGDARRSLQLLRTTSIVWPNSAAEVSLVGSFDGWTTQRRMRRSKSGMFSITLKLYPGRYEIKFIVDGKWKLDPLRPIVNNNGHENNLFIVT, translated from the exons ATGCTATCTCTCACAGCTCACGCCCAAATCCCAACCTCAAACATCTGCGTCGCTTGCTTCAACTCTCGTCTCTCCCCCGTCCTCATTTTCGTGTCGAACTCCAACAAATTCCTAAACTTCAGTTTCCAGTTGAACGAAGAGAGGCGAGCGCTCAAATCAGGGATTAATCTCGACAGGTCTTGGTGTTGCGGGTCCCACCAGGGCGACGGAGAAGTGGAATTGGAGGCGGAGATAATGAATTTCATGGCGAAGTCGGAGAAACCTTCCATGTTCCCGACGAAGGAGGAGTTGGTGAGAGCTGGGAGATTCGATTTGGTGAGAGCTATAAAGAAGAGAGGCGGGTGGTATTCTCTTGGTTGGGACGACAAAAATGCGGAGGAAACAACCGATTCTGATATTGCAGAGTTCCACAGGAGAATTGAGAGTTGTAATCAGAGTGCTTCCTCGAGTTTCTTTGGTGATGGTATCGTAAACCCTAGTTCGCAGCTCCCTGGTTCATCCTTATTGGAAACATCACA GCAACTTGCTGCTGATGTGGACTCGGGGATTGATGGAATATTGAGTAGATTGGAGAAGCAGAGGAACAATGAGTACTCGGGTATCAAGTTAGGGGAAGATGGGTATGAAGCTCAAACCAAAAGTGAAGATGAGGGAAACGACATGCATTCAGATACCCCCTTAGGTTTCAGTAAGTTTTTTCTTGCTG GTGGGAAGGATCATGAAGAAAACATCAGACCAAGGCCTGCTTACAACATTAGTCATTATACTGAACCAGAAACTTGGAGAAGTTGGCTGGATAGACGAGCAGGGTTCCCACTTACGGAGTTTGAAG CTGCAGAGATTTCATTTGAAAAAAATCCTGCTGATACTAATAAAGAGAGCTATCATGATGGAATAACTGTAACCACTAAGGAATATGCTGAAGACATGGATGAACACAAAGAGATCAATTACAATGAAATACAAACTCGTCTTCAGGATCTAGAATCTGAGCTCACAACAGCTCTTCGCTCCATTAGATCTGAACGGGAAGATAGTATTTCGAAAGAG GTAACTGGAGGTTCTACTGATTTGCAGTCTCTTTCTGATGCTGTGGAGTTCCAAGAGAATGAAGTCATGAGTGCGAAACAGCGACTAAGGTCACTAAGAGCAAAGCTGGCTGTAGTAGAGGGGAAAATGACATTAGCGAGAAT TGAAGCACAAAAGATAATAGAAGTGAAGAAGAGACGGATAGGTGATGCTCGTAGATCTTTGCAACTTCTTCGAACCACCTCCATAGTATGGCCTAATTCAGCCGCAGAGGTATCCTTAGTAGGCTCTTTTGATGGCTGGACAACTCAG AGAAGGATGCGGAGATCAAAGTCAGGCATGTTCTCGATAACCCTGAAGCTGTATCCGGGCAGATACGAG ATCAAATTCATAGTTGATGGAAAATGGAAACTCGATCCTCTGCGCCCTATCGTTAACAACAATGGACATGAAAATAACCTTTTCATTGTTACATGA